Proteins encoded by one window of Dietzia sp. B32:
- the dnaB gene encoding replicative DNA helicase, whose translation MPPPPDEGGGGEFGRTPPQDLTAEQSVLGGMLLSKDAIADVVEEIQPGDFYKPAHQAIYDVILDLYARGEPADAVTVAAELDRRGDLRRAGGAPYLHTLISTVPTAANAGYYAQIVAEKAVLRRLVDAGTRIVQFGYSGSEGADVAEVVDRAQAEIFEVTERRTTEDFVIIEELLQPTMDEIDAIHTAGGLAQGVPTGFADLDAVTNGLHGGQMIIIAARPGVGKALALHTVLPTPDGQTTMGEVVVGDRVLGADGQPTEVVAVTEVWQDRPCFTVRFNDGTELVADAEHEWRIEMGGTEQIVTTKSLDTLMLVCDFGIVVPEHPGSGRAARVITDVRGAESVPVKCIEVAAADHLYLAGPTAIPTHNSTIGLDIMRSCSIKHGLASVVFSLEMSRTEIVMRLMSAEARVKLSDMKSGKMSDEDWTRMARRMGEISEAPLFIDDSPNMTMMEIRAKARRLKQKHDLRLIVVDYLQLMSSGKKVESRQQEVSEFSRQLKLLAKEIDVPLIAISQLNRGPEQRTDKRPQVSDLRESGSLEQDADIVMLLHRPDASERDDPRAGEADLILGKHRGGPTSTITVAHQLHYSRFVDMARGL comes from the coding sequence ATGCCGCCTCCGCCGGACGAGGGGGGCGGCGGCGAGTTCGGCCGCACCCCGCCGCAGGACCTCACCGCCGAGCAGTCCGTGCTCGGCGGGATGCTGCTGAGCAAGGACGCCATCGCGGACGTGGTGGAGGAGATCCAGCCGGGCGACTTCTACAAGCCCGCGCACCAGGCGATCTACGACGTGATCCTCGACCTGTACGCCCGCGGTGAGCCGGCGGACGCCGTCACCGTTGCCGCCGAGCTCGACCGCCGCGGTGACCTCCGCCGTGCCGGCGGTGCCCCGTATCTGCACACGCTCATCTCCACCGTCCCCACCGCGGCCAACGCCGGGTACTACGCGCAGATCGTGGCGGAGAAGGCGGTGCTGCGCCGCCTGGTCGACGCAGGCACCCGCATCGTGCAGTTCGGTTACTCGGGTTCCGAGGGCGCGGACGTCGCCGAGGTCGTGGACCGCGCCCAGGCGGAGATCTTCGAGGTCACCGAGCGGCGCACCACCGAGGACTTCGTGATCATCGAGGAGCTGCTCCAGCCCACGATGGACGAGATCGACGCGATCCACACCGCGGGCGGGCTCGCCCAGGGGGTGCCCACCGGATTCGCCGACCTGGACGCCGTCACCAACGGCCTGCACGGTGGCCAGATGATCATCATCGCCGCCCGACCCGGTGTGGGTAAGGCGCTCGCGCTGCATACCGTCCTGCCCACGCCCGACGGGCAGACCACCATGGGCGAGGTCGTGGTGGGGGACCGGGTGCTGGGTGCCGACGGGCAGCCCACCGAGGTCGTCGCCGTGACCGAGGTGTGGCAGGACCGTCCGTGCTTCACCGTCCGGTTCAACGACGGCACCGAGTTGGTGGCCGACGCCGAGCACGAGTGGCGTATCGAGATGGGTGGCACCGAGCAGATCGTCACCACCAAATCGCTCGACACCCTCATGCTGGTCTGTGACTTCGGGATCGTCGTCCCCGAGCATCCCGGCTCCGGCCGGGCGGCCCGGGTGATCACGGATGTGCGCGGCGCCGAGAGCGTCCCGGTGAAGTGCATCGAGGTGGCCGCTGCCGACCACCTGTACCTGGCGGGCCCCACCGCGATCCCCACGCACAACTCGACCATCGGCCTGGACATCATGCGGTCGTGCTCCATCAAGCACGGCCTCGCCTCGGTGGTGTTCTCGCTGGAGATGAGTCGTACCGAGATCGTCATGCGTCTGATGAGCGCCGAGGCACGCGTCAAGTTGTCCGACATGAAGTCGGGCAAGATGAGCGACGAGGACTGGACCCGGATGGCCCGGCGCATGGGCGAGATCTCCGAGGCGCCCCTGTTCATCGATGACTCTCCCAACATGACGATGATGGAGATCCGCGCCAAGGCCCGCCGGCTCAAACAGAAGCACGACCTGCGGCTGATCGTGGTGGACTACCTGCAGCTGATGTCCTCGGGCAAGAAGGTCGAGTCCCGTCAGCAGGAGGTCTCCGAGTTCTCTCGTCAGCTCAAGCTGCTGGCCAAGGAGATCGACGTCCCCCTGATCGCGATCTCCCAGCTGAACCGTGGCCCGGAGCAGCGGACGGACAAGCGGCCCCAGGTGTCCGACCTCCGTGAGTCCGGCTCACTGGAGCAGGACGCGGACATCGTCATGCTGCTGCACCGGCCGGACGCCTCCGAGCGCGACGACCCGCGCGCCGGCGAGGCCGACCTGATCCTGGGCAAGCACCGTGGTGGTCCCACGTCCACGATCACGGTGGCGCACCAGCTCCACTACTCGCGGTTCGTGGACATGGCGCGGGGCCTGTAG